CGTCCGGACGAGCCCCTCGTCGTTCCGCTTCACGGCGACGATCATTGTCCGCTCGCCCCGTTGCACCCGGAGCGCGCCGGCCCGGACGTTGTCCAGGGCGTGGGCCGAGGGTACGAGATTAGTACCGGCGTTCACCTGGAACACCCGGAGCTCGCTGAGCGCGCTCAGGGCCGTGTACCCGAGGAACGCGCACCCGCAGGCGACGAGAAGGAACCCGGCGAGCAACCGCGGGCCGATGCGAACCTTTGTGAGCAGCGCGAGAAGAGACTGGGGCATGGCAGCGTCCTAATTTCGTAACGTGCGAGAGCAGCCCGAGCACGCGGCACAACGGCCGCGTGCTCGGTGGGTGTTGGTTAGTTGCGTGATGCGGGTGTCGGTTAGGCGGTGAGTGCGGCGGGCTCGCTTGCATTGCCGACGAGTCGGTCGATGTTGAGCAGCGACACGAGCCGGTCCCCGGTGCGCGCGATCCCGGTGAGGAACGAGACGTCGACGCCCGCGCCCAGGTCCGGGGCCGGAACCACCATCTCGGGTTCCACGTTGAGCACATCGGACACGGCGTCCACGACGAGCCCGACGATCTTGGTGCCCACGGTGACTACGATGATGACCGTGAACACGGTGTACTCGGCCTCGCGCATCCCCAAACGGGTGCGCAGGTCAATGATCGGGACCACCGCGCCGCGCAAGTTCATCACGCCCTTGATCTCGTGGGGCGTGTTGGGCAGCGGGGTGATCTTCGAGTACCCCTTGATTTCCTGCACGCGCAGGATCTCCAGCCCGTACTCCTCTTCGCCCAGCCGGAACGCCAGGAACTGGCTCCCGTCGGACACGAGTTCGGCAATCTCATGCGTTTCGGGTGAGTTCACGGGTAATCTCTCTTCGGGAAGGTGCACGGGAACGAGCGCCCCAATACTAATGCCGTGCAGCTCTTGTGTCTCGGTTACCTACCCAACGGTAACGGCGGGACGATTAAAGTATCGTTACCAGGCGAGCAGGGGCCGAACAACTCTAGCACGCGATGGAAGCGAACGTACCCCTTGCGCGAATTGATTCGGATTCGGCGCCAAATGGCCAGTTTTTGAACAGATCGACCGGGCGCCCGAGGTGCCGCCCGCGCGTCTCGAATCATTCTGTAATCCCGTTTCGGCGCAAGAGATAAGTAGCGGGTGGTGGCAAAATCGAAGTGCCCAAAAGGACTTGCGCGAGCGACGCACGACGATCGGGACACGGCGCGAAATTTCACCGTGCCGAATCCGCTCGGGACGACACGTAGGTGGATGATGATCCGAGTGCTGCGACTGCTGCGTGCGACGGCCGGGTCCGACCGGGACTTACTGGACCGGTACGCCCGCGACCGGGACGAGGGCGCGTTCGAGGCGCTGGTCCACCGGTACGGCACCGGCGTCTGGGCCGCGTGCGTGCGGCTCGCGGGGCGGGACGCGGAAGATGCGTTCCAGGCGGTGTTTCTGACGCTCTCCCGCAAGGCCGGAGCCGTAACCGGTTCGCTCCCCGCGTGGCTGCACGCGGTCACGCGACGGGTCGCGGCCAACCTCCGGCGCAGCGCCCAGAGAAGGAGTGCGATCGAATCGGCCGCGGCCCGGTCCCCGGACGCGCCCACCGATGACGCCGGACTCCGCGAAGGCCTGGCGCTGCTCGACGAGGAACTGGCGCACATGCCGGAGCGGTACCGGACGGTGCTGATCGTGTGCTGCCTGGAGGGGCGGTCGCGTGACGAGGCCGCCCAGCAACTCGGCTGGAGCGAAGGCCAAGTCAAGGGCCGGCTCGAACGCGCACGCGAGATGCTCCGGACCCGACTCGCAGAGCGCGGCGTCGAACTCGGCGCGGTGCTGCTCGCCGCGGCGGTCACCGGGCCGATCCCGGTCCGCGCCGGCCCCCCGTCCGCAACGGCCGTAACCCTTTCCCACGGAGTGATCCGAGCCATGATGTTCCAAAAGCTCAAACTGACGGCCGCGGTATTGACGGCCGTTGCCGGCGTCGCGATCGCGAGTGCGATGGTCGTGCGGGCACAACCCGGCACCCTGCCGAACGAAACCGCAAAAGAGCCGGCGAGCGCCCCCAGGGAAGCGCCAGAGAAGCGGGTCGGTGAAGCCGTTCCGCAGGACAAAGGCAACCCGGCGCCCAAGGAACGAAAGGACGAGGTACCCAAGAAGATCCGGGATCTTCAGAAAGAACGGATCGCAGCACTGAAGGAACTGACGGACACAACCGCCGCATTGTACAAGAACGCACGTGCGACGTATGACGAGGCGATTGAAGCGCGACTCCTGCTGCTCCAGGCCGAAGTGGACGTCGCGGAGAAGCCCGCGGAGCGCCTCGCGCTCTACCAGAAGTGCGTGGACGAGCTGAAGGCATACGAGGAGGTCGCGGTCGCGCGGGTTCAGGTCGGGCGTGGGACCAACGCGGCCGTACTCAAGATCAAGGCCCGGCGCCTGGAAGTCGAGATCCAGTTGGAACAAGCGAAGGCGAAAGAGGCCCGCGAGGGCAAGTAGTACCGGCACGGTCTCGTCCGCTCGAACTGATTGCTAGGACTTGTTGGCCCGAAAGACGGCCTCGAACTCGGTCCACGAGATGGCCCCGTCGCCGTCCCGGTCCACCTCGCCCATGATCCCGTTGGCCCACGCCCAGCGGGTGAGCGCGCTGCCGATCCCGGCGTCCGAGAGCAGCGCCTTCAGCTCGTCTTTATCGATCGCGCCGCTGGCGTCGGCGTCGTAGTGTACGAACGCGGCCCTGTAATCTCCACCGAACCGGCCGCGGACCAGGGTCGTTACCTTGTCGTCGATCTCCTGCTTCTGTTGCTCACTGGCCATAGCTACCCCTGCTGGTGCGTTTCAACCGGGCCGCGATTCGGGCGACCCGCTTCCGGGTTCCCGACGCAATCCGGGTGCCACGGCCGGCGCCTTTCTGCGTGCCTTCTCAATTTCGTCACCCGCACCGCACGCCCGCAGCCGAAACTCGGCCGGGTGAGTCGAGTTGTCGGT
This region of Gemmata massiliana genomic DNA includes:
- a CDS encoding EF-hand domain-containing protein, with the protein product MASEQQKQEIDDKVTTLVRGRFGGDYRAAFVHYDADASGAIDKDELKALLSDAGIGSALTRWAWANGIMGEVDRDGDGAISWTEFEAVFRANKS
- a CDS encoding chemotaxis protein CheW; the protein is MNSPETHEIAELVSDGSQFLAFRLGEEEYGLEILRVQEIKGYSKITPLPNTPHEIKGVMNLRGAVVPIIDLRTRLGMREAEYTVFTVIIVVTVGTKIVGLVVDAVSDVLNVEPEMVVPAPDLGAGVDVSFLTGIARTGDRLVSLLNIDRLVGNASEPAALTA
- a CDS encoding RNA polymerase sigma factor, with the translated sequence MPNPLGTTRRWMMIRVLRLLRATAGSDRDLLDRYARDRDEGAFEALVHRYGTGVWAACVRLAGRDAEDAFQAVFLTLSRKAGAVTGSLPAWLHAVTRRVAANLRRSAQRRSAIESAAARSPDAPTDDAGLREGLALLDEELAHMPERYRTVLIVCCLEGRSRDEAAQQLGWSEGQVKGRLERAREMLRTRLAERGVELGAVLLAAAVTGPIPVRAGPPSATAVTLSHGVIRAMMFQKLKLTAAVLTAVAGVAIASAMVVRAQPGTLPNETAKEPASAPREAPEKRVGEAVPQDKGNPAPKERKDEVPKKIRDLQKERIAALKELTDTTAALYKNARATYDEAIEARLLLLQAEVDVAEKPAERLALYQKCVDELKAYEEVAVARVQVGRGTNAAVLKIKARRLEVEIQLEQAKAKEAREGK